The Leeia speluncae genome includes the window TAATTCAGTTTTTAGCTGGAAACGGCCATTTGGTTAAGTACTGGTTAATTTAAATCCCCAGTACAGTTTCCTATCATTATAAAAAAAGCCCCGCAGAGCGGGGCTTTTTCGCGAAAGAAAATTAAATTACTTAACTTCGCGCTGTACAGCGATTTCAACCTGAACGCGACGGTCTGGTTGTAGGCAAGCAGACAATGATGCGCCTTTTTTACCTTTGCAATCACCTGGTTTGGTAACTGGCTCAGACTCGCCTTTGCCTTCAGCTTGGATACGGTCAGCAGCAATACCTTTAGAAACTAGGTATTCTTTAACTGCATTAGCGCGGTTTTCAGAAAGCTTCTGGTTTGCTTTGTCGCTACCACGGTAGTCAGCGTGGCCAGTCAACAGAATCAATTCCACTTGTGGGAACTGTTGTAGTTTGCTTACAAGGTCATCCAAAGATGCTTTACCTTCAGATTTCACAACAGATTTGTTTGTGTCGAACAAAGCTTCTGCAGAAAGCATTACTTTTTCGAAAGCTGGTTTAGCTGGGCCGCTTGGCGCTGCTGGTGTTTCAGCAACTGGAGTAACTGGCACTTCTTTCTTAGGAGCTGCGCCACCACAACCGTAGATTTCTTTAGCAGGTGTCCACTCACCAGTTCTCCAGCACTCGTCGTATGCGTTGCGAACAACTTTACCACGTGTGTCTGTTAGGTATGCGTCACCAGCGTATGGATCGCTGTCATGAGCGAATGCGCTGAAAGAAACAACTGCTGAAATCACTGCGAATGCTAATTTGGTCTTGTTCATAAGAAACAACTCCCGTTTGTTTTAAGCTTTTACAGTTAAAACTTGTTTAGCAGAAAATGTTCTCTGCTAAGCAGGCTTTAAACTGTTCCCTGAATCTTTTAAAACGTTAGTTTTAAATCAATACACACTTAACTTAAGTGCCTGATAGTTGATTTGTCAATTGTTTCTAGCAAAGGTTCAACTTAGGACTCAAATTAATTATCAATTTGTTGTATACCTTTGGAATCCTATCATGAGAAACCATAATTGCAAGGCATGTACATCGCGTTGATATTCAAATTGAATGCATTTTACAACAAAAGTTCACTATTAATCTAATAAACAAGCGGCAAATGCGCAGCGTCGTGACAATTTTTTACATTTTAAAGCGCTATGACAGATTAATTGAGTGGATTTCAACGCTAAACCTAGAGGCAATCTCTTGCTCATGTTAAACTCTATGGGTTATTCCTCCCGGAAAATTAACCAGAGTAACTAATGGAACAATTCGCAAAAGAAACGATACCGGTCAGTCTAGAAGAGGAAATGCGTAGGTCCTATCTAGACTACGCAATGAGTGTGATTGTTGGACGTGCGCTACCAGACGCACGAGATGGTCTTAAGCCAGTGCATCGTCGCGTGTTATTCGCTATGCATGAGCTTTCCAATGATTGGAATCGACCATACAAAAAATCAGCTCGTATTGTCGGTGATGTAATTGGTAAATATCACCCTCATGGTGACTCAGCCGTGTACGACACTATCGTACGTATGGCTCAGGATTTCTCTCTGCGTTATTTATTAGTAGATGGCCAAGGTAACTTTGGTTCCGTCGATGGTGATAATGCAGCGGCGATGCGTTATACCGAAATCCGTATGTCTCGTATTGCTCACGAGTTGATGCAAGATATCGAGAAAGAAACGGTCAATTTCGGCCCTAACTATGACGGTTCATTAAACGAACCACTTATTCTTCCAACTCGAATTCCTAACTTACTAATTAATGGTTCGTCAGGTATCGCGGTTGGTATGGCAACCAATATCCCTCCACATAACCTCACAGAGGTGGTGGATGCATGCCTTGCCTTGTTAGCTAATTCAGAACTGACAATTGACGATTTAATTGAAATTGTTCCAGCGCCAGACTTTCCAACCGCAGGTCTGATTTACGGCATTACCGGCGTTCGTGAGGGCTACCGCACAGGCCGTGGTCGTGTCGTGATGCGCGCGCGTTGCCATATTGAAGAGATGGAAAAAGGTAACCGCCAGATGATCGTGGTGGATGAATTACCTTACCAAGTCAATAAACGTACTTTGCTAGAAAAAATTGCAGAGTTGGTCAATGACAAGCGTCTTGAAGGTGTTTCTCATATTCAAGATGAGTCTGATAAAGACGGTATGCGTGTAGTGATTGAGTTAAAACGTGGTGAGAACGCCGACGTTGTACTTAATAACCTATACAAAATGACGCAGTTGCAAGATACGTTCGGTATGAACATGGTTGCACTGGTTGATGGTCAGCCACGTCTACTTAACTTGAAGCAATTAATTGAATGCTTCTTGCGTCACCGCCGTGAAGTAGTGACTCGCCGCACCATCTTTGAATTGCGTAAAGCTCGTGAGCGCGGTCATGTATTAGAAGGCTTGGCGGTTGCTTTATCGAATGTGGATGAAGTCATTGCGCTGATTAAAGCTGCGGCAACCCCTGCGATTGCTAAACAAGGCTTAATGGAGCGTTTCTGGAAGTCTGCGCTAGTCGAAGAGATGCTTTCACGTGCATCAAGCGATGCGACCCGCCCAGAGGATGTGTCTCCGGAGTTTGGTTTGGTTAGCCAAGGCTATCGCCTGACAGAAGTTCAAGCGCAAGCGATTTTGGATCTTCGTCTACAACGCCTAACTGGTCTAGAACAGGACAAGATTCTCAATGAGTATCGTGACATTCTAGATAAGATTGCAGACTTGCTGGATATTCTGGCGCGTCCAGAGCGGGTGACCGCTATTATCGGCGAAGAGCTGAATGCGATTAAAGCGCAATATGGCGATGCACGTCGCTCAGAAATTGTCATTAATGCCCAAGACCTAAGTACAGAAGATCTGATTGCACCGCAAGACATGGTCGTAACCCTTTCGCATGGTGGCTATATTAAAGCCCAGCCATTGGAAGACTACCGTGCTCAAAAACGTGGTGGTCGTGGTAAGCAAGCGACGGCAATGAAGGATGACGATTTTATTGATCGCCTATTTGTTGCAAATACCCATGATTACATCTTGTGCTTCTCTGATGCAGGTCGTGTGTACTGGTTAAAGGTGTATGAATTACCTCAGGGAACACGTAACTCCCGCGGTAAGCCAATGGTTGGTTTAATGCCATTGTCT containing:
- the gyrA gene encoding DNA gyrase subunit A — its product is MEQFAKETIPVSLEEEMRRSYLDYAMSVIVGRALPDARDGLKPVHRRVLFAMHELSNDWNRPYKKSARIVGDVIGKYHPHGDSAVYDTIVRMAQDFSLRYLLVDGQGNFGSVDGDNAAAMRYTEIRMSRIAHELMQDIEKETVNFGPNYDGSLNEPLILPTRIPNLLINGSSGIAVGMATNIPPHNLTEVVDACLALLANSELTIDDLIEIVPAPDFPTAGLIYGITGVREGYRTGRGRVVMRARCHIEEMEKGNRQMIVVDELPYQVNKRTLLEKIAELVNDKRLEGVSHIQDESDKDGMRVVIELKRGENADVVLNNLYKMTQLQDTFGMNMVALVDGQPRLLNLKQLIECFLRHRREVVTRRTIFELRKARERGHVLEGLAVALSNVDEVIALIKAAATPAIAKQGLMERFWKSALVEEMLSRASSDATRPEDVSPEFGLVSQGYRLTEVQAQAILDLRLQRLTGLEQDKILNEYRDILDKIADLLDILARPERVTAIIGEELNAIKAQYGDARRSEIVINAQDLSTEDLIAPQDMVVTLSHGGYIKAQPLEDYRAQKRGGRGKQATAMKDDDFIDRLFVANTHDYILCFSDAGRVYWLKVYELPQGTRNSRGKPMVGLMPLSEGEKISAVLPVKEFSEDQYIFMATALGTVKKTPLSDFSNPRKAGIIAVTLDDGDHLIGVAITDGKHDVMLFSDAGKAVRFDENDVRPMGRGARGVRGMSLEADQKIMALLVAEGESLSVLTATENGFGKRTSITEYTRHGRGTKGMIAIQTSERNGKVVSAALVQETDEIMLITTGGVLIRTRVAEIREMGRATQGVTLINLDEGELLTGLAKVIESDAEDVAVDGEEAAAEE
- a CDS encoding OmpA family protein gives rise to the protein MNKTKLAFAVISAVVSFSAFAHDSDPYAGDAYLTDTRGKVVRNAYDECWRTGEWTPAKEIYGCGGAAPKKEVPVTPVAETPAAPSGPAKPAFEKVMLSAEALFDTNKSVVKSEGKASLDDLVSKLQQFPQVELILLTGHADYRGSDKANQKLSENRANAVKEYLVSKGIAADRIQAEGKGESEPVTKPGDCKGKKGASLSACLQPDRRVQVEIAVQREVK